The Helianthus annuus cultivar XRQ/B chromosome 15, HanXRQr2.0-SUNRISE, whole genome shotgun sequence genomic sequence CTTCTAGATGACTTTTAAGGTCGTTTACCCGAAATCCCCACCAAGAGCGTTTTTGTCAACTTGCCCCTTTATTAACAACAAAGCACTAGCTGGCATAAGTAACCAAATCCTACCACCTAGTTACGATTCTTAATCACgcataccttgctcggatcaaagctgagatccgtttaatacttcatcgatatcataccatttgttcctATTCGACTTCAGTTATCATACCTAGTTGAGTTGCATATAACTTTACATAaataactaagaagtgattacggaatcacttaccttgagcgaCCAAGTTCAAGCATAGGTTCCATGTTTACTTTCGACCCGTTAGCCTCCGTGCTTGAGTTCGTAGATATGTTATTCATCCTTACATGTCAATACATTAATATCCTTGTTAGCATACAAGACCACACATAACATCAATCACATTAATCCTATGCTCAACCTTTGACCTTTATTAGTCAATTTCTAACAAGCATAAAACATATACTCAAAATCATATCTTTTCAAGCTTATATAATTTATCATGTCATTACACATTCATACATTGATCTAACTACGTTCCATTTGACCTTTATAATCTTGTAATTGTCAACCATATTCAAGTTAACAATTTAACAAAACCTTAACATCCTTCTTTACTAATAAATCACTCTACCTTTAGTGCACGTCCATATCAATTCACCATCAAACCTCTAGACCAACACATGACGTTTACCGCATCATTTAAGTACGAAGTTCAACTTCTAAGCATACCTTTTATCAAAGTTGTTTTATCAATTAAAAACACATATGTATTTCAATCAAAACGCATATTTCATGCTAACCTATCGTTTATCACTTCATTATTACATTCTATACTTTTTCCATCCATCATTATACATAATTCATCTAAAATCGTCACTTAGggatttcatcatacacttggtgggCGTACCGTTaattaagcatagtgtacaagtatCATTTGCATAACATGACCAATCCATATCAatatcatcaagaacatcaaTATTCAATAGAATTTCACATAACTTCTCTTCTCATTCAGCTCTAACTAACAATTTATCATTATAAACAATTATCATACATTCCCTCATCCAATTTTAACACTTTACAACTCATATTCATTCTACTCTAAGTGGGTTTTCATTCCCAACATTGATTTAATCGATTTCAAGCATTCATCATGTTCTAGATGATGATCTTAGTTCAATATCATACTAATTTCATATAAACACATGGAATTTCTTGAAACCCTACATATTCAAGATCATCAAACTATCAAATTCTTCTTACCTTAAGCTTTAATAGGCCTAGATGATCAAGAAATCATTGACATGCATGAGATTTAGTCACGATTGGGGCTTCAATTGGCTGGATTTTGTGGTTAGAAGGGTTTCCCCTTCTTCTCTGGCTCTGGGcgtcgaacacacacacacacctgatgtgtgtgtgttttaattcTTATTTCATTTTTATTCATCTAGCTTTCTTAAcctgtcacttttagtcccttgaGTTTAATGTGGTAATTGCTTAGTCACAAACTTTACTACTATTATCTAACTTGTATTGTGACCAAGTTAAATAACATATTTGTCACATTTTATCTCGTATTCCATGAAATCTCATTAGTGAATTAAACGTTcgggttttggggcgttacattgtcagacctaaatagcgctatctaactaatgacccgctcgccattggcccggcgattaagtcgatataaaaggagggacttcatgatagagagttttggtctagtatccgtgttgtcacccttcagtaaagagggtgtgtacgtaatccccaaaccaggagattacgcaggttccgattatattcttatcacgtgttgtcacccttcaataaagagggtgtgtacgtgtcccaagccaggagatcacgcagtttcagtttaaatcctttacccattcccaacccttgggaatcccatgccttgtggaaagtgtgaactcacctttgctttgctcggtttgttatgtTTCACTATCCGTTCCAAATTGGTCAACCCGATCCTAATATGGTTACCATTTACAGTTAGTTTGTGGACACATGACGTATGTGTTCATTGCATTTATCACATAGATTTCAAACACACATATCATAACGCAAGTCATGGCAAGTGTTCGAATCCTACTATCAATCATAATACACGTTCACATCATTCCCTAGCACGAGTTATTCAGTCCATATTTAAGTACACTCACaattaataccctactgttataatggTTTCATAACAAGGCCCAGAAGAATTGTGGGTGTGTAACGGGTCAAGAGCATACGACCCATTTTGTTTACCCAAACCGAATACAAAACCCATCCCTAATATGACCTATAGCCCCTCAATAATATACTTCACTGTCATCCTTAACATTAACAGAACCTAACTTCATGCAACAATTACTCCAAGTCACATGACAAGGTGCCCTAATCATGTTGAACAACCAGTTAATTGCCATCCAAATTTCATATACATCAACACAGTGGGTAAATAACCATTCATATAAAACAAGATCATGCAACATATTATGCATATAAGGCAGGATCACCATCCTATCGAGTTCTTTAACATGTGCATATTAATTAACATACACCTTACCAAGTACATCATAGTAATAGTTTTGTAATATCCGAATCATTAAATCTTTTAAAGCTCACACTTCTTACATCATCTTTATTACCCAACATTACcatgaatcatcatcatcatgttaAATATTTAACGTGCTTTACCAGGTTGTACGCTAGGCAAATGTAGTTGTACACTCAAGAAACACCCAACAATCATTTATAAGAACAGAGAAAGGTTTCGTATCATATATTACATAATACACACATGAAACCTACAACTTATCATTCATATCTTCAAGTATTTCCCCATCGCATAAACTCGCCCGATCGTCCGCATACATGCCATCTTACACTAACCGTTAATACAACCCTCATACAAACGCCCCATCACAGTTTCCGTAACGAGACGCACATAACCTGTTCATTCATACGATCCTACCTTTTTTAAAGAGTTTTCATGCGCATATACATTCATGTATAATCTACTCTTATCACATCACGATGCAGCAGTTGCATATAAACCTATTTTCATGCAAGACTATAAGTTGAGATCGAACCGAAACCAAAACAATGAAACCTTAACTAGAGACTATGAGTGATGGTACTAACCAATTGTGTGTCGACCTTGGGACCTAACCTCCGTCAACTGCGGCGTAGAACGAAAGAGATGCAGGGGGTGTCGTAGGTTTTCTACGGGTATGGTAGGGTTTAATTTTTGTTTAGAGTTTTATTCCCCCAAGTCGCCTATTACGTATAAATATATAAGAGAGTTTGGGGCGGTGGACTATACTGACCGGTTGTGataatgggctcaagcccaagtgGAAATTAATAACTAAGGGGGGTTGGGGTTAATATGATTGGCAGCAATTATGGGATAGTTGCATTAAATGCGCAACATATCACGACAAAAATAAGAAACAAATGAGGATGCATGTTGACCGAGCATATGGATTTTTGACCACCGTTCCATAATAGGCTAGCCAAATAGGGCTTAAGCCCATATACTTGGGCTGATAATATGCGGCTTCACAAGCCTTGGGCGGTCTAAACATACATTCAACATAACTATAGATATAGGCCCACTTAATCCCGTATGGGTTTCGCTATGCCCATGCATGATCCACCTAGACTTATTTACGTAATTAGAGATATAAGCGGCCAAAAACATAAATGTAAGCTAACAAACAAAACTCTTACACGTGACGTTTAAGTTTAACAGAATTATAACGGCATGAATTAACATTAATGACttcgaaagttcgggttgtcacattatccccaacttaaaagaaatttcgtcccgaaatttagcacgtggttgctgaggaagctagttaggttgagtggttttctggttttcctggggtgtcacatcattccccctttggtttggaatttcgtcccgaaattccgcagaacgataggaatgaggtcgatagaaaaggtctgatcagcAAAAACAAGATTGCAACCCTAAACTATGTGtatggcctctagacttttaccgtttgctagttctactatgtgcttggtgttcaaaagtatTGGGGTAggattaagcatttgactaacttttaaaggcACGAAACAAGTATCGGCACCCGactcaaataaaacagtaacataaaagtcgtcaagtagGAACTCACCTTGACCGATCACGAAggcacgtcccctagcaccattgtcgtcgttgttacccccattgttgttcccatttccttcgttgttgttgttctgattctgattcagttggggGCAGTTTCTTTTGAAATGGTCTTcggcaccacactgaaagcatcctttgttgttaccctgctgctgctggttctgtcgTCGCTGATTCGCATGGTAGagactcctgcaatccttggccgcATGGCCAGGTTTGTTACACCTCTGACAAGTGCCCTTAGTACACGGTCCGCTATGATGGAAACCACAttgattgcatttggggtggttCCCTTTGTACCCACtctgcccttgactaccagaagactgctgaccagggctcttgtAGTCGTCAGTCTTTcactgctgagactgagactggGCTGATGTCGAACCCTTGCtagaagttccatcccattttcgcttgttatcactgggagtagcggaagtagtagcaccggtagcactgatacgtttaggcagcctgtcttgttccactgcctgatctgtgagacgatgagcaagtcgctgaatatcctggatgttattaagattggccgacgtcacgtggctttgaatttctggtgccagccccttgagatacaactctattcgcctgataggagggtccaccatagttggacacagcacggccagctcgtttgatcttttagtataggcttcaatttccgacccagtcatcttcaaatgaaagaactccacctctaacttgtggatgtcgtctcgcgtgcagtattcccgtttgatcagctctttgaaatcattccaaggagtggcgttagcagctgccaatcctaagagttgaacttgcgcattccaccaagtcagcgcgattccttccagtgttccagtggcgtacttcaccctgcgagcctcagggcattcacacatttcaaacaccgactcgagctttttgaaccagtggaggagtcctactgctccctccgtgccactgaaggtacttggacgacagtccatgaaattcttgaaggtgcagacaggtggctgagcatgttgacctattgtgcataAGAATATGCATAAGAATAGGACAATATTAAGCACGAGAGTTGGTTtatgaatgtaggatctaaagatcctagcagAAATCACGACTGCAGGGTATGctacctgcttgtgcggctgcaagcgccgcagcaacctgttcgttgatgagagccgtcaactgggcttgtgtcaagttaatacgtcgagccattgatcttcatatcaaaggcaacataagtgagaaaagttcgcgaaagTGTGATGACAGAAGAGAGCAAGCACATAAGTGTTTTCGAGCAATAGCATATAATAGGCAATGTAATTTAAGCATACCACGAgtaaagttctatgtaattctatcatgtaggcaataaacataaaccatattacctaggatgttgagtcttgcacgtggagcgaagcgtcgttgtggatcgtagagcactgttctggttatagtctgattttaataaaaactttttcccttattaaaaccaagttcactataaccaatggctctgataccaatctgtcacacccctaaaatccacacgcggagtatcaccgcatggaggcgtgactgaccaggatccagccaccaatcatattgaacatagtatgtaaacaaaaataaaacccaacacaatataattggtgtccaaacaaaacgtagtttaagttgtaagcggaagcataatgtttaaaaaccaaagtataagttcaaataaatcaaatgtttaacatggcataagactatccatgtcccacaacgatcacgcatcctcgtgcaagctccataagtacctaacgacctgcaaggcatgtaacaacgagtcaacaacaaagttgagcgagttcactgttggtgttcattattaagttgtttcaaaaccaggagttcatttgtaagttgaaagttaatccgtttaccctgtttcccaaacacaTCCAttgttggtgggggcttccccatgttaaccactagacctgtttaccatatcgaccactgactaaagtaagttggtgccctgacgtcaatgtctatcatcattgactagtgcccagatccattagttcacgcccgtcctctgcggcacggtgtgaggcttgtcagacctaaatagcgctatctaactaatgacccgctcgccattggcccggcgattaagtcgatataaaatgagggacttcatgatagagagttttggtctagtatccatgttgtcacccttcagtaaagagggtgtgtacgtaatccccaaaccaggagattacgcaggttccgattatattcttatcacgtgttgtcacccttcaataaagagggtgtgtacgtgtcccAAGCCAGGAGATCACACAGTTtcagtttaaatcctttacccattcccaacccttgggaatcccatgccttgtggaaagtgtgaactcacctttgctttgctcggtttgttatgtTTCACTATCCATTCCAAATTGGTCAACCCGATCCTAATATGGTTACCATTTACAGTTAGTTTGTGGACACATGACGTATGTGTTCATTGCATTTATCACATAGATTTCAAACACACATATCATAACGCAAGTCATGGCAAGTGTTCGAATCCTACTATCAATCATAATACACGTTCACATCATTCCCTAGCACGAGTTATTCAGTCCATATTTAAGTACACTCACAATTAATACCCTACTGTTCTAATGGTTTCATAACAAGGCCCAGAAGAATTGTGGGTGTGTAACGGGTCAAGAGCATACGACCCATTTTGTTTACCCAAACCGAATACAAAACCCATCCCTAATATGACCTATAGCCCCTCAATAATATACTTCACTGTCATCCTTAACATTAACAGAACCTAATTTCATGCAACAATTACTCCAAGTCACATGACAAGGTGCCCTAATCATGTTGAACAACCAGTTAATGGCCATCCAAATTTCATATACATCAACACAGTGGGTAAATAACCATTCATATAAAACAAGATCATGCAACATATTATGCATATAAGGCAGGATCACCATCCTATCGAGTTCTTTAACATGTGCATATTAATTAACATACACCTTAACAAGTACATCATAGTAATAGTTTTGTAATATCCGAATCATTAAATCTTTTAAAGCTCACACTTCTTACATCATCTTTATTACCCAACATTACcatgaatcatcatcatcatgttaAATATTTAACGTGCTTTACCAGGTTGTACGCTAGGCAAATGTAGTTGTACACTCAAGAAACACCCAACAATCATTTATAAGAACAGAGAAAGGTTTCGTATCATATATTACATAATACACACATGAAACCTACAACTTATCATTCAAATCTTCAAGTATTTCCCCATCGCATAAACTCGCCCGATCGTCCGCATACATGCCATCTTACACTAACCGTTAATACAACCCTCATACAAACGCCCCATCACAGTTTCCGTAACGAGACGCACATAACCTGTTCATTCATACGATCCTACCTTTTTTTAAAGAGTTTTCATGCGCATATACATTCATGTATAATCTACTCTTATCACATCACGATGCAGCAGTTGCATATAAACCTATTTTCATGCAAGACTATAAGTTGAGATCGAACCGAAACCAAAACAATGAAACCTTAACTAGAGACTATGAGTGATGGTACTAACCGATTGTGTGTCGACCTTGGGACCTAACCTCCGTCAACTGCGGCGTAGAACGAAAGAGATGCAGGGGGTGTCGCAGGTTTTCTACAGGTATGGTAGGGTTTAATTTTTGTTTAGAGTTTTATTCCCCCCAGTCGCCTATTACGTATAAATATATAAGAGAGTTTGGGGCGGTGGACTATACTGACCGGTTGTGataatgggctcaagcccaagtgGAAATTAATAACTAAGGGGGGTTGGGGTTAATATGATTGGCAGCAATTATGGGATAGTTGCATTAAATGCGCAACATATCACGACAAAAATAAGAAACAAATGAGGATGCATGTTGACCGAGCATATGGATTTTTGACCACCGTTCCATAATAGGCTAGCCAAATAGGGCTTAAGCCCATATACTTGGGCTGATAATATGCGGCTTCACAAGCCTTGGGCGGTCTAAACATACATTCAACATAACTATAGATATAGGCCCACTTAATCCCGTATGGGTTTCGCTATGCCCATGCATGATCCACCTAGACTTATTTACGTAATTAGAGATATAAGCGGCCAAAAACATAAATGTAAGCTAACAAACAAAACTCTTACACGTGACGTTTAAGTTTAACAGAATTATAACGGCATGAATTAACATTACTGACttcgaaagttcgggttgtcacattatccccaacttaaaagaaatttcgtcccgaaatttagcacgtggttgctgaggaagctagttaggttgagtggttttctggttttcctggggtgtcacaacaatggtttatatcttatatttatctggcgccgtgtcacaatagtgacatgtcacaatggtgacgatggtcataccactattaggtcaatgaacccaaatagtgatgattatccctagtaggtcaatgaacctaactgggagaaaattagtaatgtgcacaataccccactagccagtgattcaagatatccatgacttagtccctgtaattataacttttaaaaataatttggagtattgtaaaacagttgataaaaagagaatgactcacaaactgtgagaaaagagaatggactcacattgcagatttaacgagcagattataagcctactgattagccttgattaacctaatttaattcacaatacacgcaaacggggttagtaactaatacagtagttacgtcaattcacgagattaaaccctcacaacgattaacaaagtgcaatacttaacaattcagcggattcacaacgaatgacagagcatagtccgaattcggacagcactcaaacattcaagtcgaaatcacgatgaataacaaagtataaactcaatttgagcagcactcaaacaatcgttggatagttacaatcgatcggacgttgaatcgtaatagcgatcgagttattaccctgattgcggcagcgattcgagatctATGTGTGTTTTAATAGTATACAGGCGATATTTCCGTGTGTATTTGGAGTTATAACGTTGTTTCAGTGCCCAAAATCAAGTCccagacacccctatttatacataaaatttggaccccctcgcgtgacgcgaggggtacccccctgGGCTTCGCGTAGCGCGAGGAGTCaactattttctataggtagccacgtccctaactaggcttgctgagtcgacagTTTCTCAAAATTCGGTTTTGACGGAtagttattaagataatcgtaactagggttttacccccctgagttttaggggccctgatcctgattctgaaaattctgaaaattttagagtttgtgtagaatcacttgggtgtctcaattagggtttccttattataTAGTTAACATCATAAGTAAtgtttttagtgagagttgttacatgaAGTGCTTTCTTTGTCGTCTTTTCTTGACATACTTCCTTTTTTTATTTacgtttttagatttttttttctttcttatcTTCCTTGCTTTACTTCAAGATTTTCTTGCTGTTCTTCAATCTCTCTTCTTGCTTGCACCACACAAATTGTTAACTTGCTTGTATCACACTAGTTTTCTTTGCCACATAGGCCTTGATTTGCCACTTAGGTCTTCTTTGCCACACAAGCCTTCTTTGCCACATTGGTCTTGATTACTACACAGGTCTTTGTTTCTTGCTTTGCCACACAGGTTTTGTTACCATGAAGGTTTTGCACTACGAAGGTTTTGTTCCACGAAGGATTTGTACCACGAAGGTCTTTATACCACGAAGGTTTTTGCACCACGAAGGTTTTGCACCACAAAGGTTTTTGCATAGGTTTTGTAACGGTCTTGCAATACTTGTGGTTTCGGATTGGTTTGATTTGCTTTCATCAATGATTCTTTGatttattatataattattttaaaaaaattgattttaattctgatttaaaacttccgattttataaaaaaaatagttatTCACACTTTTCGGAAAGAACTTTGATTTACTTCCTTGAACGAgtgaattttatatattttagtttTCTTATTCCAAAAGTTTCAATGAAACTCAATCAATTACCACCAGATTAGTTAATTTTAAAACTAAGTATTGATGAAACAAATCAAAACTTATGGTTTGGAGATCAATTCTTCTTCGATATTGATGAAACAAATCTTGTTGCCTATTCTTTTCTTTGATTGCACAGAAAAGCGGATTTCAATCGGCTTCTTCTTCTTCCCAGACTTGAAACATGTGCTCTGAATAATTGCATCCCAAACTTTTATGAACACAATGATAAACTACAAACAATCGAATGAAAAATTGTATTAAATATGAAAGTATAACAATCGAATGAATAATTGTATTAAATATGAAAGTATAAGTGATTCTGATGATTACAAATGAAATAGACAAACTCTATTTATACTAAATGAACAGGTGTGAATGAATAGATGTGTCTTCTCCATGAATCGATGCATCTGTTGAAGTCTGTGATGTTTGTCGCCTTCTTAAGAGTTGCGTCTCCAGGGAGAGGCTCGATTCCCTTTGTGTAGGTTACAATCTTTCCTTTTGTCGCTTCCAAGCCTCGCACTTGTTCAACTAATCTATTTACAACATAAACTATCTACTAATTATAGAACAACCTTGTATTTAGTTTAAGCATCAATAGTTAGTGTCAAGGGTGCTGAAAATGGATAGATGTACAAGCCTTCAATTTTGCCATTTCCTTGCTAACTTGTAGGTCTAATGTTGTCACTTTTGTGGTGAGTTTTGTTCTTTTGACatgtttaaaaaacattttaGGCATCTTAATGTTATTATTAAGTTTCTCCATCAGCTTCGTATTGATCAGTTGTGTATTAATATAACATGTGTATGTATTGGGCTGCCATCCTTGAATTGAGATTGTGTCAAGTTCGATCTTAACTCTTAAGACTCAAGCTTAGTGTCAGTTGATTACTCATTTACAACTCTAGTTGGTAATGACATCCAAGCCTCATGATCATGATTCATTCATCAACAAATGATTTTGGTAAAGAAAAATGCATGTGGGTACATATCCTTCTAATTAGATTATACCCTAGGTTAATAATCTAGGTCTACTCAAATTGAACAACGAATCATAGTGCTTGTTACTTTAAAAATGGATCAAAAATCTAAATAAATGAGCAACACCGAGACAATTGATTGTTGTCACCGCCTACCGGTTGTGCCACAAGCATTTACTCCTCCATCGTCGGGAACATCATCCTTGGCACCTCCTCCATCTCGCCATCACCGCCTCCACCACGCCACCATAACCGCTGCCACAGCCATCTCCGCCATTACCCATTGCAACTAGCCACAACAAAAATGAATATTGTGAATGACCTTATACtttaatatttttctaaaacaagTAAACTAACTCATTTCAACCCATGCAAATTTTAGTTAAGACATGTTTTGACCCAAACCAAACTGATACTTTTAAAACCGTCTATTTTAGGATCAGCACCCGGCCCGGCCCGACCTGACCCGCTAGTTTTGTAATAATATCCAAATCTACCAGCCTACCACCAAGATCAAGCGGTACATTTATGAGGCCCAAAATAGTTGTAAAAGATATCTCCTAAACTTACTATTCTTAGAAACCCTAAACCTAAAATGATGAAGAGCTGGAGTTTAAAGatacacttgtcacaattccTTTCTGACGTGCCAAAAACATCACATACTATAAATCACCCATAGTGAAACATACATACCATAaacaaataacaataataatcaaAGATGAAAGGACCAACGGCTTTTGCCATGTTAGCAATGATAGTCATGGCTCTAGTCATGGTGCACCCAAGTGAAGCCATTAGTTGTGGTGAACTTACTAACATGCTCACACCGTGCCTACCCTACCTCAGATCTGGTGCAGGAGGCTCACCCACAAAGAGTTGTTGTGATGGTGCCAGGAAGGTTCAAGGTGCCACCCGGAGCAAAGCGGATAGGCGAACCGCTTGCAAATGTTTCAAGAGCTCGGGACCTCAGCTAAAGGTTCGACCGGACCTTGCCGGTAGCCTTCCAGGAAAGTGTGGTGTCTCCACCACCATTCCGATCAATCCCAACATCAACTGCGACTCGTAAGCagacactactagaaaactgtcGATTTCTTAATAAAATTTTGTCAGAAATTTCGACCATTTTCTGACATAAAAACTGACAAAATAAAACTTCATTGGTGACTT encodes the following:
- the LOC110905651 gene encoding non-specific lipid-transfer protein AP10-like yields the protein MKGPTAFAMLAMIVMALVMVHPSEAISCGELTNMLTPCLPYLRSGAGGSPTKSCCDGARKVQGATRSKADRRTACKCFKSSGPQLKVRPDLAGSLPGKCGVSTTIPINPNINCDSI